One window of the Streptomyces sp. ITFR-21 genome contains the following:
- a CDS encoding transporter substrate-binding domain-containing protein: MPRFRSRLVLSVAAVTTLSLGLAACGSDDGSSSAGAESKGTVVVGAVSNGAAKQTEIKVSQVDSIRAELPKDVLDSKQLVIGLGLLPAGSAPLGYLGSDQKTLTGSEPDLGRLIAAVLGLKPVLDNATWDNLFVGIDSGKTDVGFSNITDTEQRKEKYDFASYRQDNLGLEVRKAETWNFTGDYHVLAGKTVAVGSGTNQEKILLKWQSQLQAEGKKLTVKYFQDANSTYLALNSNKIDAYFAPNPSISYHVTKTAGSPLATRDAGTYSGAGSQLQGLICATVKKDNGLVKPLADALNYLIKNGQYKEWLAAWNLSNEAVPTSEINPPGLPVTNS, encoded by the coding sequence ATGCCCCGTTTCCGTTCCAGACTCGTCCTCAGCGTCGCCGCCGTCACCACCCTGTCCCTGGGCCTGGCCGCCTGCGGCAGCGACGACGGTTCGTCGTCGGCCGGCGCCGAGTCCAAGGGCACCGTCGTGGTCGGTGCCGTCTCCAACGGTGCCGCGAAGCAGACCGAGATCAAGGTGTCCCAGGTGGACAGCATCCGCGCCGAGCTGCCCAAGGACGTCCTCGACAGCAAGCAGCTGGTGATTGGCCTCGGCCTGCTGCCGGCCGGCTCGGCCCCGCTCGGCTACCTCGGCAGCGACCAGAAGACCCTCACCGGCTCCGAGCCCGACCTCGGCCGGCTGATCGCCGCCGTCCTCGGTCTGAAGCCGGTCCTGGACAACGCGACCTGGGACAACCTCTTCGTCGGCATCGACAGCGGCAAGACCGACGTCGGCTTCTCCAACATCACCGACACCGAGCAGCGCAAGGAGAAGTACGACTTCGCCAGCTACCGGCAGGACAACCTGGGTCTTGAGGTCCGCAAGGCCGAGACCTGGAACTTCACCGGCGACTACCACGTCCTGGCGGGCAAGACGGTGGCGGTGGGCTCGGGCACCAACCAGGAGAAGATCCTGCTGAAGTGGCAGAGCCAGCTGCAGGCCGAGGGCAAGAAGCTCACGGTCAAGTACTTCCAGGACGCCAACAGCACCTACCTGGCACTGAACTCGAACAAGATCGACGCCTACTTCGCGCCGAACCCGAGCATCTCCTACCACGTGACCAAGACCGCGGGCAGCCCGCTGGCCACCCGCGACGCCGGCACCTACTCCGGCGCCGGCTCCCAGCTCCAGGGGCTGATCTGCGCCACCGTCAAGAAGGACAACGGGCTGGTCAAGCCGCTCGCGGACGCGCTCAACTACCTGATCAAGAACGGCCAGTACAAGGAGTGGCTGGCCGCCTGGAACCTCAGCAACGAGGCAGTGCCCACCTCGGAGATCAACCCTCCCGGCCTGCCTGTCACCAACTCCTGA
- a CDS encoding GNAT family N-acetyltransferase: protein MSTSLQPPPEQVPPNDAEAAALSVLDNPAWAALTGAHRPLAEIVGSAARYQTDVSPFVAIADHRDPAAWTDLATLVGPGNSFALAGVPALPEGWATGQTGQGVQLVATSLRTEADPEAVRLSPADVPEMLDLVDRAKPGPFLPRTIELGAYYGIRRDGRLVALAGERLHPPGWTEISAVCTDEEHRGQGLATRLVRHVAAGIEARGDRPFLHAAAVNTGAIRLYESLGFTLRRNVLFHFLRVPDDAPTAG from the coding sequence ATGTCGACCAGCCTTCAGCCCCCGCCCGAGCAGGTGCCGCCGAACGACGCCGAGGCGGCCGCGCTCTCCGTCCTGGACAACCCCGCCTGGGCCGCGCTGACCGGGGCGCACCGGCCGCTGGCCGAGATCGTCGGCTCGGCCGCCCGCTACCAGACGGACGTCTCACCCTTCGTCGCCATCGCCGACCACCGCGACCCCGCCGCCTGGACCGATCTGGCCACCCTGGTCGGTCCCGGCAACTCCTTCGCGCTGGCCGGGGTGCCGGCGCTGCCCGAGGGCTGGGCCACCGGCCAGACCGGGCAGGGGGTCCAGCTGGTCGCCACCTCGCTGCGGACCGAGGCCGACCCGGAGGCGGTGCGGCTGAGCCCGGCGGACGTCCCCGAGATGCTGGACCTGGTGGACCGCGCCAAGCCGGGCCCGTTCCTGCCGCGCACCATCGAGCTGGGCGCGTACTACGGCATCCGCCGGGACGGCAGGCTGGTCGCGCTGGCCGGGGAGCGGCTGCACCCGCCGGGCTGGACCGAGATCAGCGCGGTCTGCACCGACGAGGAGCACCGCGGCCAGGGTCTGGCCACCCGGCTGGTCCGGCATGTCGCGGCGGGCATCGAGGCGCGCGGCGACCGCCCGTTCCTGCACGCGGCGGCGGTGAACACCGGTGCCATCCGGCTCTACGAGTCGCTCGGCTTCACCCTGCGCCGCAACGTCCTCTTCCATTTCCTGCGGGTCCCCGACGACGCCCCCACGGCCGGCTGA
- a CDS encoding FAD-dependent oxidoreductase — MARRVVVVGGGVMGSSAAWHLAARGADVTLFEQFAPGHDRGSSHGSSRIFRLAYADPFYVGLAVRALPLWRRLEEESDTGVLTLTGAVDHGPGPATGALADALTAAGRPVERVTPEQAADRWPGLRVDSTAVFHPEAGRLHADDAVIAFQRAAERRGAVVRHGVRVSGITLRGAGAEVVTADGEAVGADSVVVAVGGWAPVALAALVAGVPALRVTLEQPAHFPAADPLSWPSFIHHGGAGIEPVDGIYGLGSDDGVKAGFHGIGRVIDPDHDDRTPDPATIRALQDYAERWLPGVDADKPSVVTCLYTTTPDHDFVIDRSGPVTVLAGFSGHGFKFASVIGELAADLVEGRPGADRFALGRPTA, encoded by the coding sequence GTGGCACGCCGAGTAGTGGTCGTCGGTGGCGGGGTGATGGGGTCGTCCGCGGCCTGGCATCTCGCCGCCCGCGGCGCGGACGTCACCCTTTTCGAGCAGTTCGCACCCGGTCACGACCGGGGAAGTTCGCACGGCAGCTCCCGGATCTTCCGGCTGGCCTACGCCGATCCCTTCTACGTAGGTCTGGCCGTCCGGGCACTGCCGCTGTGGCGGCGGCTGGAGGAGGAGTCCGACACCGGCGTGCTGACGCTGACCGGGGCCGTCGACCACGGCCCCGGGCCGGCCACCGGGGCGCTGGCCGACGCGCTGACGGCGGCCGGCCGGCCGGTCGAGCGCGTGACGCCGGAACAGGCGGCCGACCGCTGGCCGGGGCTGCGGGTGGACAGCACCGCGGTGTTCCACCCGGAGGCCGGCCGGCTGCACGCCGACGACGCGGTCATCGCGTTCCAGCGGGCCGCCGAGCGGCGCGGGGCGGTGGTCCGGCACGGCGTCCGGGTGAGCGGGATCACGCTCCGCGGCGCCGGGGCCGAGGTGGTCACCGCCGACGGGGAGGCGGTCGGCGCGGACTCCGTGGTGGTCGCCGTCGGCGGCTGGGCGCCGGTGGCGCTGGCCGCGCTGGTCGCCGGGGTGCCGGCGCTGCGGGTCACCCTGGAGCAGCCCGCGCACTTCCCGGCCGCCGACCCGCTGTCCTGGCCGTCCTTCATCCACCACGGCGGGGCCGGCATCGAACCCGTCGACGGCATCTACGGGCTGGGCAGCGACGACGGCGTGAAGGCGGGCTTCCACGGCATCGGGCGGGTCATCGACCCCGACCACGACGACCGGACCCCGGACCCGGCGACCATCCGGGCGCTCCAGGACTACGCCGAACGGTGGCTGCCGGGAGTGGACGCCGACAAGCCGTCGGTGGTCACCTGCCTGTACACGACGACCCCCGATCACGACTTCGTGATCGACCGCAGCGGACCCGTCACCGTGCTCGCGGGATTTTCCGGGCACGGTTTCAAGTTCGCATCAGTGATAGGAGAGCTCGCCGCCGATCTGGTGGAGGGCAGGCCCGGTGCGGACCGGTTCGCGCTCGGTCGGCCGACCGCCTGA
- a CDS encoding putative leader peptide: MRAQHERAVHGVPSPMTGSFHPAVVRVLVSRGPRVRLYGRQHIDLLRVAGALCCR, translated from the coding sequence GTGCGGGCACAGCATGAGCGGGCCGTCCACGGCGTCCCCTCGCCCATGACCGGTTCCTTCCACCCCGCCGTCGTGCGCGTCCTGGTCTCCCGCGGTCCGCGGGTGCGCCTCTACGGACGCCAGCACATCGATCTGCTGCGAGTGGCCGGCGCGCTCTGTTGTCGCTGA
- a CDS encoding LLM class flavin-dependent oxidoreductase yields MSATPPPPLHLAVALQDAGWHPAAWREPGARPLELFDARYWVDAVQEAERGLLDFVTFEDSLALQSADLFEPDDRTDQVRGRLDAVLVAARVAPLTQWIGLVPTLVTTHTEPFHLSKAIATLDYVSTGRAGLRVQLAAQAHVAAHFGRRVLPPLTTAAFGPSAPDSVRELIADLFDEANDYVEVVRRLWDSWEDDAEIRDVATGRFIDRAKLHYIDFEGRHFSVKGPSITPRPPQGQPLVTALAHTTLPYRLVARSTDVGFVTPRDAGQAAAIVAEIRAEQEAAGRAGEQLHVFGDVVVFLDDDESAAHDRRSRLDALLDQPYTSDTLIFAGTPAQLADLLQEFQREGLTGFRLRPADADHDLRAITRGLVPELQARDAFRRSYEAGTLRGLLGLPRPANRYATASV; encoded by the coding sequence ATGTCCGCAACCCCGCCGCCCCCGCTGCACCTGGCCGTGGCCCTGCAGGACGCCGGCTGGCACCCCGCCGCCTGGCGCGAGCCCGGCGCCCGGCCCCTGGAACTGTTCGACGCCCGCTACTGGGTGGACGCCGTCCAGGAGGCCGAGCGCGGTCTGCTGGACTTCGTGACCTTCGAGGACTCCCTCGCCCTCCAGTCCGCCGACCTGTTCGAGCCCGACGACCGCACCGACCAGGTGCGCGGCCGGCTCGACGCGGTGCTCGTCGCGGCCCGGGTGGCGCCGCTGACCCAGTGGATCGGGCTGGTCCCGACGCTGGTCACCACCCACACCGAGCCGTTCCACCTGTCCAAGGCGATAGCGACCCTGGACTACGTGAGCACCGGACGCGCCGGGCTGCGGGTGCAGCTCGCCGCGCAGGCCCATGTGGCCGCGCACTTCGGCCGCCGGGTGCTGCCGCCGCTGACCACGGCCGCCTTCGGCCCGTCCGCGCCGGACTCGGTCCGGGAGCTGATCGCGGACCTGTTCGACGAGGCCAACGACTACGTGGAGGTCGTCCGGCGGCTGTGGGACAGCTGGGAGGACGACGCGGAGATCCGGGACGTCGCCACCGGCCGGTTCATCGACCGCGCCAAGCTGCACTACATCGACTTCGAAGGCCGCCACTTCAGCGTCAAGGGCCCCTCGATCACCCCCCGGCCGCCCCAGGGCCAGCCGCTGGTGACCGCGCTCGCCCACACCACGCTGCCGTACCGGCTGGTGGCACGCTCCACCGACGTGGGCTTCGTCACCCCGCGCGACGCCGGGCAGGCCGCCGCCATCGTCGCCGAGATCCGTGCCGAGCAGGAGGCCGCCGGCCGGGCCGGCGAGCAGCTGCACGTCTTCGGCGACGTGGTGGTCTTCCTGGACGACGACGAGAGCGCGGCGCACGACCGCCGCAGCCGGCTCGACGCGCTGCTCGACCAGCCGTACACCAGCGACACCCTGATCTTCGCCGGCACCCCGGCCCAGCTCGCCGACCTCCTCCAGGAGTTCCAGCGCGAGGGACTGACCGGCTTCCGGCTGCGGCCGGCCGACGCCGACCACGACCTGCGGGCGATCACCCGCGGCCTGGTGCCCGAGCTCCAGGCGCGCGACGCGTTCCGCCGCTCGTACGAGGCCGGCACCCTGCGCGGCCTGCTCGGACTGCCCAGGCCCGCCAACCGCTACGCGACCGCGAGCGTCTGA
- a CDS encoding LLM class flavin-dependent oxidoreductase has protein sequence MKFLAITLIVHSPDPVTGEKKSTGARFREVLDNAVLAEELGFDGFGVGERHERPFISSSPPVVLSHVAALTSRIRLFTAVTTLSLLDPVRAFEDYATLDHLSQGRLDLIIGKGNGSAQRDLFNVTAEDQWDRNAESYELFRRIWRQDKVTASARFRPELKDAEVWPRPLQQPIRVWHGSATSRESVDLAARYGDPLFSANVTNPIGPYAELVRYYRQRWEHYGHDPALATVGAGTAGYYAAPTSQQAIAAYRPVFEGQLAFQRQLGLEPVFPTLEDYVERSSALIGSPQQVIEKVHRYHEEFGHSVLHLHADAGGLTDAQHRASLELFQSAVAPVLRKEIPDPPWPWGPTHLTEPVPVTGAAPTTTQEGGPA, from the coding sequence GTGAAGTTCCTGGCCATCACGCTGATCGTGCACTCCCCGGATCCGGTGACCGGTGAGAAGAAGTCCACCGGGGCGCGGTTCCGGGAGGTACTCGACAACGCGGTGCTGGCCGAGGAGCTCGGTTTCGACGGGTTCGGGGTCGGCGAGCGGCACGAGCGGCCGTTCATCTCCTCCTCGCCGCCCGTGGTGCTCAGCCATGTCGCGGCGCTGACCTCGCGGATCCGGCTGTTCACCGCGGTGACGACGCTGAGCCTGCTCGACCCGGTACGGGCCTTCGAGGACTACGCCACGCTGGACCACCTCTCGCAGGGCCGTCTCGACCTGATCATCGGCAAGGGCAACGGCTCCGCACAGCGCGACCTGTTCAACGTCACCGCCGAGGACCAGTGGGACCGCAACGCCGAGAGCTACGAGCTGTTCCGGCGGATCTGGCGGCAGGACAAGGTCACCGCGAGCGCCCGCTTCCGCCCGGAGCTGAAGGACGCCGAGGTGTGGCCCAGGCCGCTCCAGCAGCCGATCCGGGTCTGGCACGGCAGCGCCACCAGCCGGGAGTCGGTGGACCTGGCGGCCCGTTACGGCGACCCGCTGTTCTCCGCCAACGTCACCAACCCGATCGGGCCGTACGCCGAGCTGGTCCGCTACTACCGGCAGCGGTGGGAGCACTACGGCCACGACCCGGCGCTGGCCACCGTCGGCGCGGGCACCGCGGGCTACTACGCGGCCCCCACCTCGCAGCAGGCGATCGCCGCCTACCGGCCGGTGTTCGAGGGGCAGCTGGCCTTCCAGCGGCAGCTCGGCCTCGAACCGGTCTTCCCCACCCTGGAGGACTACGTCGAGCGCAGCTCCGCGCTGATCGGCAGCCCGCAGCAGGTGATCGAGAAAGTGCACCGCTACCACGAGGAGTTCGGGCACAGTGTGCTCCACCTGCACGCCGACGCCGGCGGACTGACCGACGCCCAGCACCGCGCGTCGTTGGAGCTGTTCCAGTCCGCCGTCGCGCCGGTGCTCCGCAAGGAGATCCCCGACCCGCCGTGGCCGTGGGGTCCGACCCACCTCACCGAGCCGGTGCCCGTCACCGGCGCCGCACCCACCACCACCCAGGAAGGCGGCCCCGCATGA
- a CDS encoding amino acid ABC transporter ATP-binding protein, whose amino-acid sequence MSGSTKRAVVDARPDAVAVTVHNAHKWYGTQQVLAGIDLTVPAGEVTAILGPSGSGKSTLLRVINHLEKLDIGHVSVGDEPIGVRHHRGRLKELSERAILAQRSRIGFVFQNFNLFPHLTVLDNVAAAPVATRRKSKAGAQEQARTLLERVGLADKAGAYPRQLSGGQQQRVAIARALALEPGVILFDEPTSALDPELVGEVLAVIKDLATSGTTLIVVTHEIAFAREVADTAVFLDGGKVVEQGAPGQVLTDPSHPRTREFLSRVL is encoded by the coding sequence ATGAGCGGCTCCACGAAGCGCGCCGTGGTGGACGCGCGGCCCGACGCGGTCGCGGTGACCGTGCACAACGCCCACAAGTGGTACGGCACCCAGCAGGTGCTGGCGGGTATCGACCTGACCGTACCGGCCGGGGAGGTCACCGCTATCCTCGGCCCGTCCGGCTCCGGGAAGTCCACCCTGCTGCGGGTCATCAACCACCTGGAGAAGCTCGACATCGGCCATGTCAGTGTCGGCGACGAGCCGATCGGGGTCCGGCACCACCGCGGCCGGCTCAAGGAGCTGAGCGAGCGGGCGATCCTCGCCCAGCGCAGCCGGATCGGCTTCGTCTTCCAGAACTTCAACCTCTTCCCGCACCTGACCGTGCTCGACAACGTGGCCGCCGCCCCGGTGGCGACCCGCCGCAAGAGCAAGGCCGGAGCACAGGAGCAGGCCCGCACGCTGCTGGAGCGGGTGGGGCTGGCCGACAAGGCCGGCGCCTACCCGCGGCAGCTGTCCGGCGGGCAGCAGCAGCGGGTCGCCATCGCCCGCGCACTGGCCCTGGAGCCCGGGGTCATCCTCTTCGACGAGCCGACCTCGGCACTGGACCCGGAACTCGTCGGCGAGGTGCTGGCCGTCATCAAGGACCTGGCGACCAGCGGTACCACCCTCATCGTCGTCACCCACGAGATCGCCTTCGCCCGCGAGGTCGCCGACACCGCCGTCTTCCTCGACGGCGGGAAGGTGGTCGAGCAGGGAGCGCCCGGTCAGGTGCTCACCGATCCGAGCCATCCGCGTACCCGCGAATTCCTCAGCCGCGTGCTGTGA
- a CDS encoding NtaA/DmoA family FMN-dependent monooxygenase (This protein belongs to a clade of FMN-dependent monooxygenases, within a broader family of flavin-dependent oxidoreductases, the luciferase-like monooxygenase (LMM) family, some of whose members use coenzyme F420 rather than FMN.), with the protein MSKPVKQIHLAAHFPGVNNTTVWSDPAAGSHIEFSSFTHFARTAERARFDFLFLAEGLRLREQAGEIYDLDVVGRPDTFTVLAALAAVTDRIGLTGTINSTFNEPYEVARQFASLDHLSAGRAAWNVVTSWDAFTGENFRRGGFLAQDDRYSRAQRFLETTGELFDSWRGDEIIADKESGRFLADPSAGGFRHKDEHFDIAGRFNVPRSPQGRPVVFQAGDSDQGREFAAASADAIFSRHAELEAGKAFYADVKGRLAKYGRTHDELLILPAATFVLGDTDAEAREKADEVRRGQVSGQTAIKLLEQVWNRDLSAYDPEGPLPDVDPDPGEHTLARGRASVRMVRDPLAVAREYRELAEAEGLSIRDLIIRTSARQTFVGSARTVADTIDSFVQADASDGFILVPHITPGGLDEFADTVVPLLQERGVFRQEYTGTTLRDHLGLPATRPAEGGERGAAS; encoded by the coding sequence ATGAGCAAGCCCGTTAAGCAGATCCACCTCGCGGCCCACTTCCCCGGCGTCAACAACACCACGGTGTGGAGCGACCCGGCCGCCGGCAGCCACATCGAGTTCAGCTCCTTCACCCACTTCGCCCGTACCGCCGAGCGGGCCAGGTTCGACTTCCTGTTCCTGGCCGAGGGCCTGCGGCTGCGCGAGCAGGCCGGCGAGATCTACGACCTGGACGTGGTCGGACGCCCCGACACCTTCACCGTCCTCGCCGCGCTCGCCGCCGTCACCGACCGCATCGGACTCACCGGCACCATCAACTCCACCTTCAACGAGCCCTACGAGGTGGCCCGCCAGTTCGCCTCCCTGGACCACCTGTCGGCCGGACGCGCCGCCTGGAACGTCGTCACCTCCTGGGACGCCTTCACCGGCGAGAACTTCCGCCGCGGCGGCTTCCTCGCCCAGGACGACCGCTACTCGCGGGCGCAGCGGTTCCTGGAGACCACCGGCGAGCTGTTCGACTCCTGGCGCGGTGACGAGATCATCGCCGACAAGGAGTCCGGCCGGTTCCTGGCCGATCCGTCGGCCGGCGGCTTCCGGCACAAGGACGAGCACTTCGACATCGCCGGCCGGTTCAACGTGCCGCGCAGCCCGCAGGGCCGCCCGGTGGTCTTCCAGGCCGGCGACTCCGACCAGGGCCGCGAGTTCGCGGCGGCCTCCGCCGACGCGATCTTCAGCCGGCACGCCGAGCTGGAGGCCGGAAAGGCGTTCTACGCCGACGTCAAGGGCCGGCTGGCGAAGTACGGCCGCACCCACGACGAGCTGCTGATCCTGCCCGCCGCCACCTTCGTCCTCGGCGACACCGACGCCGAGGCGCGGGAGAAGGCCGACGAGGTGCGGCGCGGCCAGGTCAGCGGGCAGACCGCGATCAAGCTGCTGGAGCAGGTATGGAACCGGGACCTGTCGGCGTACGACCCGGAGGGCCCGCTGCCGGACGTCGACCCCGACCCCGGCGAGCACACCCTGGCCCGCGGCCGGGCCAGCGTCCGGATGGTCCGCGACCCGCTGGCGGTCGCCCGGGAGTACCGGGAGCTGGCCGAGGCGGAGGGGCTGTCGATCCGGGACCTGATCATCAGGACCAGTGCCCGGCAGACCTTCGTCGGGTCCGCCAGGACCGTCGCCGACACCATCGACTCCTTCGTGCAGGCCGACGCCTCCGACGGTTTCATCCTGGTGCCGCACATCACCCCCGGCGGGTTGGACGAGTTCGCCGACACGGTGGTGCCGCTGCTCCAGGAGCGCGGCGTCTTCCGGCAGGAGTACACCGGCACCACCCTGCGCGACCACCTGGGCCTGCCGGCCACCCGTCCGGCCGAAGGCGGGGAGCGGGGGGCCGCCTCGTGA
- a CDS encoding amino acid ABC transporter permease: MSEPPPPASVAASSPPGDTVVDQSTPPGEKEPDRLSAQRVIPLRHPWRWVLTVVVLVVVAQIIHGLATNPFYQWGRFRYWFLRPIILDGLVITLKVAAWSALLGLLGGIALALGRLSRSPVLRAVSWVYIWLFRSVPLIVVLLFLYNFSALYATLSLGVPFGPGFVHFDESRLATDIVVATVGISLNEAAYAAEVVRAGVLSVDQGQHEAAAALGLPRGYQFTRIVFPQALRAIVPAYVNQLIGLVKGTSLVFYVSLLDLFGRVQTLGSTYPSDIVPLLLVATVWYVILTSVISVIQFYVERYFSRGALRTVPPTPLQKLRTAVENLRARIEIGSIG; the protein is encoded by the coding sequence ATGAGCGAACCGCCCCCTCCTGCCTCCGTGGCAGCCTCCTCCCCACCCGGGGACACCGTCGTGGACCAGTCGACTCCCCCCGGGGAAAAGGAACCCGACAGACTGTCGGCCCAGCGGGTGATCCCGCTGCGGCATCCCTGGCGCTGGGTGCTGACCGTCGTCGTACTGGTGGTGGTCGCCCAGATCATCCACGGCCTGGCCACCAACCCGTTCTACCAGTGGGGCCGCTTCCGCTACTGGTTCCTGCGCCCGATCATCCTCGACGGCCTGGTGATCACCCTCAAAGTCGCCGCGTGGAGCGCCCTGTTGGGGCTGCTGGGCGGGATCGCGCTGGCGCTCGGCCGGCTGTCGCGCAGCCCGGTGCTGCGCGCGGTCTCCTGGGTCTACATTTGGCTGTTCCGCTCGGTACCGCTGATCGTGGTGCTGCTGTTCCTCTACAACTTCAGCGCCCTGTATGCCACGTTGAGCCTGGGCGTGCCGTTCGGCCCCGGCTTCGTGCACTTCGACGAGTCCCGGCTGGCCACCGACATCGTGGTGGCGACCGTCGGCATCAGCCTCAACGAGGCCGCCTACGCCGCCGAGGTGGTACGGGCCGGAGTACTCTCGGTCGACCAGGGACAGCACGAGGCCGCGGCGGCGCTCGGTCTGCCGCGCGGCTACCAGTTCACCCGGATCGTCTTCCCGCAGGCGCTGCGGGCGATCGTGCCGGCGTATGTGAACCAGCTGATCGGCCTGGTCAAGGGCACCTCGCTGGTCTTCTACGTCTCCCTGCTCGACCTGTTCGGCCGGGTGCAGACGCTCGGCAGCACCTACCCCAGCGACATCGTGCCGCTGCTGCTGGTGGCCACCGTCTGGTACGTGATCCTGACCAGCGTCATCTCGGTGATCCAGTTCTACGTGGAGCGCTACTTCTCCCGTGGCGCGCTGCGCACCGTACCGCCCACGCCCCTGCAGAAGCTGCGCACCGCGGTGGAAAACCTCCGGGCGCGGATCGAGATCGGATCGATCGGATGA
- a CDS encoding Ku protein, with protein MRSVWSGNLAFGLVSIPVKLGAAASSHRIGFRQVHLADQGRVRYQKTCELDGQVLSTAEIGRAYETPDRLVEVTDADLQALPLPTARTIEVTGFLDMASVDAVQLDTPYFVAPGSPAANKPYVLMREALARSGKAAVGKFAMRNSEHLALILAREDVLVLQTLRWPDELNSPAEAAPRGSVKITDSELRLADTLIEALGEADLSEYHDDYAQAVEALVTAKLEGTEPPSAGPESGGKVVDLMAALQASVDRARGGEEAADATVHELAPPSREKAPARKKRAAGKAAGSASGGADAAGSGAGTGGPGGSGSGGSGSAASKKAAGKKTTAKKTTARKAPAKKTPAKKTPAKKAASQRRTG; from the coding sequence ATGCGCAGCGTCTGGTCGGGGAACCTGGCCTTCGGCCTGGTCTCCATCCCGGTGAAGCTCGGGGCCGCGGCGTCGAGCCACCGGATCGGCTTCCGGCAGGTCCACCTGGCCGACCAGGGCCGGGTCCGCTACCAGAAGACCTGCGAACTGGACGGGCAGGTGCTCTCCACCGCCGAAATCGGCCGCGCCTACGAGACCCCGGACCGGCTGGTCGAGGTGACCGACGCCGACCTCCAGGCACTGCCGCTGCCCACCGCCAGGACCATCGAGGTCACCGGCTTCCTCGACATGGCGTCCGTCGACGCCGTCCAGCTCGACACGCCCTATTTCGTGGCCCCCGGCTCCCCCGCGGCCAACAAGCCGTACGTACTGATGCGCGAGGCGCTGGCCCGGTCGGGGAAGGCGGCGGTCGGCAAGTTCGCCATGCGCAACTCCGAGCACCTGGCGCTGATCCTGGCGCGCGAGGACGTCCTGGTCCTGCAGACGCTGCGCTGGCCGGACGAGCTGAACTCCCCCGCGGAGGCGGCCCCCCGGGGCAGCGTCAAGATCACCGACTCCGAGCTGCGGCTGGCCGACACCCTGATCGAGGCGCTCGGCGAGGCCGATCTGAGCGAGTACCACGACGACTACGCGCAGGCGGTGGAGGCACTGGTCACCGCGAAGCTGGAGGGCACGGAGCCGCCCTCGGCCGGCCCGGAGAGCGGCGGCAAGGTCGTCGACCTGATGGCGGCACTCCAGGCGTCGGTGGACCGGGCGCGCGGCGGCGAGGAGGCGGCGGACGCCACGGTGCACGAACTGGCGCCGCCCTCGCGCGAGAAGGCCCCGGCACGGAAGAAGAGGGCCGCCGGGAAGGCCGCGGGATCCGCGTCCGGCGGGGCGGACGCCGCCGGCTCGGGCGCGGGCACCGGCGGGCCGGGCGGCTCGGGCTCGGGCGGCTCCGGGTCCGCGGCCTCGAAGAAAGCCGCGGGCAAGAAGACCACCGCCAAGAAGACCACCGCCAGGAAGGCGCCGGCCAAGAAGACACCGGCGAAGAAGACACCGGCGAAGAAGGCCGCGTCACAGCGCCGCACCGGATGA